DNA from Lentibacillus amyloliquefaciens:
AGGGATTTCCAAAAGTAAAAATAGGCGGAAAATGGTACTTTCCCGCCGAAGAAACTACACAATTTTTGAATGATTGGCTCTACCGAAAAAGAAAGAAAAATTATTATCAGTTTCAGCGGAAAAACGCATAGATTCAGCAATGATTTTTAAAGCTAATTAATTTTATTACTGTGAAAGGAAATCTTAAATATGTCATTTTTTGCTGTTCAGGTTTGTTCAGGGTCTGAAACAGAAGTCAAAAAAATGCTTCAGGATGTACTGTTTGAAAAACGTGAAAACATGATTGGAGCAATCTATGCATTGGAATCGTATACACAAATCGTTAATGAAAATACAAATCATTTAGATTTAACAGCGTTATCGTCAACGGATATTGATGACCACTTGTTTATTCAACGATTGCAAGCAAATCTGAGCAATCTGCGTTTTGCTTATGGCCAAATGCAGGGCTATGAAGATTCCGGTTACTTGGATTTGATTGAAGAGTACCGGCACCAAATTAAAGATTTAACGAGCAAGTTAAAAGATCTCCGTAATAACTACAAGAAAATTGACAGCGTTTTAAAAGGTTATATCCTTATTGAACTGAATAACAATTTTCATTATTTGCCAAAACATTTATGGCATCTCATTAAATCAATTCCGAAAGTAACTGGCTTTCCAAGCAGAATGAATATCCCTCAACAAGAAATAAACGTTTTCTTTGAAGAAGTCCAAATGTCAGCCGAAGTGGAGCTTAAATTTAACGAAGTGCTTTCTTATGATGAGCATGTTCAAGCGCAAAGTGAGCTGCTGCATCAAGCAAACCAGACGGATAACCCTCAAGAAAGTGAAACGATCGTTAATACGATTGATGACATGAATACGGATGTTGTGGCAGAAGTCAGTGCAATGAAGCAGACACAGCATCCTGTGATCCAGCGTGTCAAAGCATTTATTAAGAATAAGCGGAAGACTGTCTCATTGCCTGTATGCCTTTTTCGCCAGATGTATCATGATGAAAAAGATGATGGTTTACTCCCAGCCAAACTGAAATCATCCTCTGGTTTTATCCATCGGTTGTGGCGATGGTTAAGGCGGAACGATGTGATGCTGGCATGAATGAATATACCGGTGTCATTACACGGATACTTTATCAACATGAGTATTTTTTGATTGCTGTTTTACAGACAGACGATGAAGAAATCAAAATCAAG
Protein-coding regions in this window:
- a CDS encoding transcription termination/antitermination NusG family protein, with protein sequence MSFFAVQVCSGSETEVKKMLQDVLFEKRENMIGAIYALESYTQIVNENTNHLDLTALSSTDIDDHLFIQRLQANLSNLRFAYGQMQGYEDSGYLDLIEEYRHQIKDLTSKLKDLRNNYKKIDSVLKGYILIELNNNFHYLPKHLWHLIKSIPKVTGFPSRMNIPQQEINVFFEEVQMSAEVELKFNEVLSYDEHVQAQSELLHQANQTDNPQESETIVNTIDDMNTDVVAEVSAMKQTQHPVIQRVKAFIKNKRKTVSLPVCLFRQMYHDEKDDGLLPAKLKSSSGFIHRLWRWLRRNDVMLA